The Daucus carota subsp. sativus chromosome 2, DH1 v3.0, whole genome shotgun sequence genome includes a window with the following:
- the LOC108209871 gene encoding protein MEI2-like 5, which yields MQHSSGNSSFGPSEIKSIKVSNEEGGPEELGILPGSDGYNALSDTTLFSSSLPVLPHGKLKLNNAEDGFQSVDDISSTLNKVITEGDPEFLGNDEDHAIGNLLPDDEDELLAGIIDGYDRSGFPKHLDDLEDYDLFGSGGGLELEPDAPDKLIRGVSRIGLSDSLVGNGMVQYSLSNGVGVVAGEHPYGEHPSRTLFVRNINSNVEDSELRTMFEQYGDIRTLYTACKHRGFVMISYYDIRAARTAMRALQNKPLRGRKLDIHFSIPKDNPSDKDMNQGTLVVFNLEPSVSNDDLFQIFGAYGEVKEIRETPHKRHHKFVEFFDVRASEAALRSLNRSDIAGKRIKLEPSRPGGARRNLMLQLSQDLEHDGSRSFRLQVGPSITNSPPGNWSLYDKPIENTSLQSLARSPVLASMSPAVGNSSPKLASVLHPQLSNPRKIAPIGKDLGRGSHGDHTYINGNLNQGFGFQHSHSLPEPNVNQFSATSAFGASNGSGIGTLSGPQFLWGSPNLTAEQSNSSMWRPPPVNQPFNSNGQYPGFTYAGNRGSIIGSSQPPQQHHLHHVGSAPSNVPFERHFSPYQDSPDALFMNRPAFGGTGLSHIDKNFMGPRSSGNAFLPENGSPSFGMVSSARPNPMFLGNGHYQGVSPINTEVSTERGRSRRLDQNASQIDNKKQFQLDLEKILNGGDTRTTLMIKNIPNKYTSKMLLGAIDDNHKGTYDFFYLPIDFKNKCNVGYAFINMRSPAHIIPFYQEFNGKRWEKFNSEKVAFLAYARIQGKDALATHFQNSSLMNEDKRCRPILFHSDGTEAGEQVNEDSLPSSSFNVQIARSKLSESGPRESPGSAVKDGAGGGNSSIEEI from the exons ATGCAACACTCTTCCGGCAACTCCTCTTTTG GTCCTTCAGAGATCAAGTCAATAAAAGTATCTAATGAGGAAGGTGGTCCTGAAGAACTTGGAATATTGCCAGGGTCTGACGGTTATAATGCCTTGAGCGACACCACTCTTTTCTCAAGCTCATTACCTGTTCTTCCGCATGGAAAAT TGAAACTAAATAATGCAGAAGATGGTTTTCAATCTGTTGATGATATATCTTCAACCTTGAACAAAGTAATCACTGAGGGAGATCCAGAATTTCTTGGAAATGATGAAGATCATGCAATTGGCAACTTGCTTcctgatgatgaggatgagCTTTTAGCTGGTATAATTGATGGTTATGACCGCTCTGGCTTTCCTAAACATTTGGATGACTTGGAAGATTATGATCTTTTTGGAAGTGGAGGAGGTTTAGAGTTGGAACCTGATGCACCTGATAAATTGATTCGGGGAGTATCAAGAATCGGTTTGTCCGATAGTCTCGTTGGCAATGGGATGGTTCAGTACAGTCTCTCAAATGGTGTGGGAGTTGTTGCTGGAGAGCATCCATATGGTGAGCACCCTTCGAGAACTCTATTTGTTCGCAACATAAATAGTAATGTGGAAGATTCAGAGCTGCGAACAATGTTTGAG CAATATGGCGATATAAGGACTCTATACACTGCGTGCAAACACAGGGGTTTTGTGATGATATCTTACTACGATATTCGTGCTGCTCGTACTGCTATGCGGGCATTACAAAACAAGCCACTACGAGGAAGGAAGCTGGATATTCACTTTTCAATCCCAAAG GATAACCCTTCAGACAAGGACATGAATCAAGGGACTTTGGTAGTTTTTAATCTGGAACCATCAGTTTCAAATGATGacctttttcaaatatttggtGCTTATGGCGAAGTTAAAGAG ATTAGGGAAACACCACACAAGCGGCATCATAAGTTTGTTGAGTTTTTCGATGTTAGAGCCTCTGAAGCAGCACTTAGATCCCTAAACAGGAGTGACATTGCTGGGAAGCGCATAAAGCTTGAACCTAGTCGACCAGGAGGAGCTCGTCGAAA CCTGATGTTGCAACTCAGTCAAGATCTCGAACATGATGGTTCTCGGAGTTTTCGACTTCAAGTGGGCCCCTCAATAACCAACTCTCCGCCAG GTAATTGGTCCCTATACGACAAACCCATCGAGAACACTTCTCTACAATCTCTTGCTAGATCACCTGTTCTTGCTTCAATGAGCCCTGCTGTTGGTAATAGCTCACCTAAGTTAGCTTCCGTTCTGCATCCTCAGTTATCAAACCCCAGAAAGATAGCACCAATTGGCAAGGATCTTGGAAGGGGTAGTCATGGAGATCATACTTATATAAATGGGAACCTAAATCAAGGATTTGGTTTTCAACATTCACATTCACTTCCAGAGCCGAATGTGAATCAATTTTCAGCCACATCCGCTTTTGGTGCTTCAAATGGATCTGGCATTGGAACATTATCTGGTCCACAGTTTCTTTGGGGAAGTCCTAACTTGACAGCAGAGCAGTCTAATTCATCCATGTGGCGACCACCACCAGTAAACCAACCATTTAATTCTAATGGACAGTATCCTGGCTTTACATATGCTGGCAATCGTGGTTCTATCATCGGTTCATCTCAGCCCCCTCAACAGCATCATCTTCACCATGTTGGATCGGCTCCCTCTAATGTTCCTTTTGAAAGGCATTTTAGTCCCTACCAGGACTCCCCAGACGCTTTATTTATGAATCGTCCTGCTTTTGGAGGCACGGGTTTGAGTCACATTGATAAGAATTTTATGGGTCCCCGTAGTTCTGGGAATGCCTTCTTGCCAGAAAACGGTTCCCCAAGTTTCGGCATGGTGTCTTCTGCAAGGCCAAATCCTATGTTCCTTGGAAATGGTCATTACCAAGGGGTATCACCCATCAACACTGAAGTTTCAACTGAACGTGGTAGGAGCAGGCGTCTAGATCAAAATGCAAGCCAGATAGACAACAAGAAACAGTTTCAGTTGGACCTGGAAAAGATTCTTAATGGAGGGGATACAAGGACAACtctaatgattaaaaatatccCCAACAA GTACACCTCAAAGATGTTGCTAGGTGCTATTGATGATAATCACAAGGGTACTTATGATTTTTTCTATCTGCCCATTGATTTTAAG AACAAATGCAATGTCGGTTATGCATTTATCAACATGCGGTCCCCAGCGCATATTATCCCATTCTACCAG GAATTTAACGGGAAGAGGTGGGAGAAGTTTAATAGCGAGAAGGTTGCTTTTTTGGCATATGCTCGAATCCAAGGCAAGGATGCCCTTGCAACCCACTTTCAAAACTCGAGCTTGATGAATGAAGATAAACGCTGCAGGCCTATACTTTTTCATTCAGACGGCACAGAGGCTGGTGAACAG GTCAATGAAGACTCTCTCCCATCAAGTAGCTTTAATGTTCAAATAGCTCGGTcaaagttgtcagagtcaggcCCGAGAGAATCTCCTGGTAGTGCTGTGAAGGATGGTGCAGGTGGGGGGAACTCTTCTATAGAAGAAATCTAA